Proteins from a genomic interval of Caulobacter sp. SL161:
- a CDS encoding HlyD family secretion protein: MAMATSEKKKLVPLIAGGVALAAVLVGGTLWFLDKQHFESTDNAFVQADTVQVSPQVSGYVAEVLVADNQRVEPGQVLAKIDPSTFQARVDQAIANAAAADAAVRAIDDKNSLEQAVIAQRAAGVTSAQADASRAKADLDRYNALADQGWVSQQKVQTTRAAATQSAAGVASAQAALEAEKRAAQSLGSAKAQAIAQAAAAHAAVEQAKLDLERTVIRAPVSGVVGARAVRPGQLVQPGVALMSVVPLGQAYVVANFKETQVARLRIGQPVEIKADAFGKEKIVGKVDSFAPATGQEFALIPVENAVGNFTKITQRLPVKIAVDRSQLGAALRPGLSVEIKVDVRDRSGPSFAEAAQVTPQVARQGAAR, encoded by the coding sequence TTGGCCATGGCGACGTCAGAGAAGAAGAAGCTGGTTCCCCTGATCGCCGGCGGCGTGGCGCTTGCGGCGGTTCTAGTCGGTGGAACCCTTTGGTTCCTGGACAAGCAGCACTTCGAGAGCACCGACAACGCCTTCGTCCAGGCCGACACCGTGCAGGTCAGCCCGCAGGTCTCCGGCTATGTCGCCGAGGTCCTTGTCGCGGATAACCAGCGCGTCGAGCCCGGCCAGGTGCTGGCCAAGATCGATCCGTCGACCTTCCAGGCGCGGGTGGACCAGGCGATCGCCAACGCCGCGGCGGCGGACGCCGCCGTTAGGGCGATCGATGACAAGAACAGCCTGGAGCAGGCCGTGATCGCCCAGAGGGCGGCCGGCGTGACCAGCGCCCAGGCCGACGCCAGCCGCGCCAAGGCCGACCTTGACCGCTACAACGCCCTGGCCGACCAGGGCTGGGTGTCGCAGCAGAAGGTGCAGACCACACGCGCCGCCGCGACGCAGTCCGCCGCCGGCGTCGCCAGCGCCCAGGCCGCGCTGGAAGCCGAGAAGCGCGCCGCCCAATCGCTGGGCTCGGCCAAGGCCCAGGCGATCGCACAGGCCGCCGCCGCCCATGCCGCTGTCGAGCAGGCCAAGCTGGACCTCGAACGCACCGTGATCCGGGCGCCGGTCAGCGGCGTGGTCGGCGCCCGCGCCGTCCGCCCGGGCCAGCTGGTTCAGCCGGGCGTCGCCCTGATGTCGGTGGTGCCGCTGGGCCAGGCCTATGTCGTCGCCAACTTCAAGGAGACCCAGGTCGCCCGCCTGCGCATCGGCCAGCCCGTCGAAATCAAGGCCGACGCCTTCGGCAAGGAAAAGATCGTCGGCAAGGTCGACAGCTTCGCACCCGCCACGGGCCAGGAGTTCGCGCTGATCCCGGTGGAGAACGCCGTCGGCAACTTTACCAAGATCACCCAGCGCCTTCCGGTGAAGATCGCCGTCGACCGCAGCCAGTTGGGCGCAGCCCTGCGGCCTGGTCTGTCGGTCGAGATCAAGGTGGATGTCCGCGATCGCTCGGGTCCATCGTTCGCAGAGGCGGCGCAGGTGACACCGCAGGTGGCCCGACAGGGCGCGGCCCGCTAG
- a CDS encoding DHA2 family efflux MFS transporter permease subunit, translated as MADAALPADSPSAPATPGATAPVDWTKLFLGFGAMVIGQFMAILDIQIVAASLPQIQAGVGASTDQVSWIQTAYLIPEVVMIPLSGYLSRLWGTQRLYLASCAGFIVMSILTGLSTSIDMMIITRALQGFIGGAMIPTVFAVAFTAFPPERRVTASVIMGLIVTLAPTVGPTLGGHLTEWLSWRWLFFINVPTGLIVLFGVARWGDFDKGDPSLAKGFDWFGLAVMAVFLMSMQYVLEEGAKEDWFSDSLILWLTVVAVFGGIVFVWRQLTYRNPIVELRAFANRNFTVGVLMTAVSGASLFGGTFLLPQFLGRVRQYSASEVGTTMVISGLSMFLTGPIAGRLVRKTDPRLPMCVGFLLAGFGMYMAHGVTKDWGFWEFAGVQACRGVGVMIAMIATQQITMSTLPPHMVKNASGLVNLSRNTGGAIGLALLATSITQQTALYYDDLTSKVTQGSAAAGMIAGLTERMMQLGVADPAGAARKAVGGMMQQQATVMAFGDSFTLLAIGCFIAAAVSLLAAPVKNAPPPPADSH; from the coding sequence ATGGCCGACGCCGCCCTCCCCGCCGATAGCCCCAGCGCGCCCGCAACGCCCGGCGCGACAGCGCCGGTCGATTGGACAAAGCTGTTTCTGGGCTTTGGCGCCATGGTCATCGGCCAGTTCATGGCCATCCTCGACATCCAGATCGTGGCGGCGTCCCTGCCGCAGATCCAGGCCGGGGTCGGGGCCAGCACCGACCAGGTCAGCTGGATCCAGACCGCCTATCTGATCCCAGAAGTCGTGATGATCCCGCTATCGGGATACCTCTCGCGCCTGTGGGGCACGCAGAGGCTCTATCTGGCGTCCTGCGCCGGCTTCATCGTCATGAGCATCCTGACGGGGCTGTCGACCTCGATCGACATGATGATCATCACCCGGGCCCTGCAGGGCTTCATCGGCGGGGCGATGATCCCGACGGTGTTCGCCGTCGCCTTCACGGCTTTTCCGCCTGAGCGTCGGGTGACGGCCAGTGTGATCATGGGCCTGATCGTCACCCTGGCTCCGACGGTCGGCCCGACCCTGGGCGGTCACCTGACCGAGTGGCTGAGCTGGCGATGGCTGTTCTTCATCAACGTACCGACCGGCCTGATCGTGCTGTTCGGCGTGGCGCGCTGGGGCGACTTCGACAAGGGCGATCCCAGCCTGGCCAAGGGCTTCGACTGGTTCGGCCTGGCCGTCATGGCCGTTTTCCTGATGAGCATGCAGTACGTGCTGGAGGAAGGCGCCAAGGAGGACTGGTTCTCCGACAGCCTGATCCTGTGGCTAACCGTCGTCGCGGTCTTCGGCGGGATCGTCTTCGTGTGGCGTCAGCTGACCTATCGCAACCCGATCGTCGAGCTGCGCGCCTTCGCCAATCGGAATTTCACGGTGGGCGTCCTGATGACCGCAGTGTCCGGGGCCAGCCTGTTTGGCGGCACCTTCCTGCTGCCGCAGTTCCTGGGCCGCGTGCGGCAATACTCGGCGTCCGAGGTGGGCACGACCATGGTCATATCGGGCCTGTCGATGTTCCTGACCGGCCCGATCGCCGGGCGCCTCGTCCGCAAGACCGATCCACGCCTGCCGATGTGCGTGGGTTTCCTGCTGGCGGGTTTTGGCATGTACATGGCCCACGGCGTGACCAAGGACTGGGGTTTCTGGGAGTTCGCCGGCGTTCAGGCTTGCCGGGGGGTCGGCGTCATGATCGCCATGATCGCCACCCAGCAGATCACGATGAGCACCCTGCCGCCTCACATGGTCAAGAACGCCTCGGGGCTCGTGAACCTGTCGCGTAACACCGGCGGCGCGATCGGCCTCGCCTTGTTGGCCACCTCGATCACGCAACAGACGGCGCTCTACTACGACGACCTGACCTCGAAGGTGACCCAGGGCAGCGCTGCGGCCGGCATGATCGCGGGCCTCACCGAGCGCATGATGCAGCTGGGCGTCGCCGATCCGGCCGGCGCAGCGCGCAAGGCCGTCGGCGGCATGATGCAACAGCAGGCGACGGTCATGGCGTTCGGCGACAGCTTCACGCTGCTGGCGATCGGCTGCTTCATCGCCGCGGCCGTGTCCCTGTTGGCCGCGCCCGTCAAAAACGCTCCGCCCCCGCCGGCGGACTCTCACTGA
- a CDS encoding TetR/AcrR family transcriptional regulator, with product MPRVPGQIDVAKTEAILDAAVEVIGERGLAAPMSAIARQAGVSKQTVYNHYGSKAELMRALMQRRVDSITAALREPGAVDNPTEALEAYARSVLETVITTKSHSMMRVIILGSGEMPDIAQEVFEAGPLNARRQLAAFLETETRLGRMKVEDFDQAAEFFSGMVMGHNQLRSLLRLPTERSQEQLGRLAREAAERFMRAYAP from the coding sequence ATGCCCCGTGTTCCTGGACAGATCGATGTCGCCAAGACCGAAGCCATCCTCGACGCCGCCGTCGAGGTGATCGGCGAGCGTGGTCTGGCCGCGCCCATGTCGGCCATCGCCCGCCAGGCGGGCGTCTCCAAACAGACGGTTTACAACCACTACGGCTCGAAGGCCGAGCTCATGCGGGCCCTGATGCAGCGCCGTGTCGATAGCATCACCGCCGCCCTGCGCGAGCCCGGCGCGGTGGACAATCCCACCGAGGCGCTGGAGGCCTATGCGCGGTCCGTGCTGGAAACGGTGATCACCACCAAGAGCCATTCGATGATGCGGGTCATCATCCTGGGTTCAGGCGAAATGCCGGACATCGCCCAGGAGGTCTTCGAGGCCGGCCCGCTGAACGCCCGTCGCCAACTGGCCGCTTTTCTGGAAACCGAGACGCGGCTGGGGCGGATGAAGGTGGAGGATTTCGACCAGGCCGCCGAGTTCTTCTCGGGCATGGTCATGGGTCACAACCAGCTTCGCTCTTTGCTGCGCCTGCCGACGGAGAGAAGCCAGGAACAGCTCGGCCGCCTCGCGCGGGAGGCGGCCGAACGCTTCATGCGGGCCTACGCGCCGTAG
- a CDS encoding enoyl-ACP reductase FabI — protein MADDYAFPKGELMRGKKGLVMGVANHNSIAWGIASQLAAQGAEMAFTYQGEDLERRVRPLAESIGVKTMIPADVTDDASMDAAFALIEKEFGTLDFVIHSVAFANKNELKGSFVDNTTREGFLTAMNISAFSFVDVAKRASKLMPNGGSLVTMTYLGSERTIPNYNTMGVAKAALEAATRYIARDLGPKGIRANAISAGAMRTLSLAGISGGRGMIAQGRAFSAMKEDTSMEGVAGCALWLASDLGKSTTGEVVHVDAGFHMMGMPDAEEA, from the coding sequence ATGGCCGACGATTACGCGTTCCCCAAGGGCGAGCTGATGCGAGGCAAGAAGGGCCTCGTCATGGGCGTGGCCAACCACAACTCGATCGCCTGGGGCATCGCCAGCCAGCTGGCCGCCCAGGGCGCAGAGATGGCCTTCACCTATCAGGGCGAAGATCTTGAGCGCCGCGTGCGCCCGCTGGCCGAAAGCATCGGCGTCAAGACAATGATCCCGGCCGACGTCACCGACGACGCCTCGATGGACGCGGCCTTCGCGCTGATCGAGAAGGAATTCGGCACGCTGGACTTCGTGATCCACTCGGTGGCCTTCGCCAACAAGAACGAGCTGAAGGGCTCGTTCGTGGACAACACGACCCGCGAGGGCTTCCTGACGGCGATGAACATCTCGGCCTTCAGCTTCGTGGACGTCGCCAAGCGCGCCTCCAAGCTGATGCCGAACGGCGGTTCGCTGGTCACCATGACCTATCTGGGGTCGGAGCGGACCATTCCGAACTACAACACCATGGGCGTGGCCAAGGCGGCGCTGGAAGCGGCCACGCGCTATATCGCCCGGGACCTCGGACCCAAGGGCATCCGCGCCAACGCCATCTCGGCCGGCGCCATGCGCACCCTGTCCCTGGCCGGCATCTCGGGCGGCCGCGGCATGATCGCCCAAGGCCGCGCCTTCTCGGCGATGAAGGAAGACACCTCGATGGAAGGTGTCGCCGGCTGCGCCCTTTGGCTGGCCTCGGATCTTGGCAAGTCGACCACGGGCGAAGTCGTCCACGTCGACGCCGGCTTCCACATGATGGGCATGCCCGACGCCGAGGAGGCGTAA
- a CDS encoding O-linked N-acetylglucosamine transferase, SPINDLY family protein — translation MTSAREAFDLYRAGRLPEAAALCERLVADAPSVEAWHLLGVSRLEQGLAQAALAAMNEGLALDPARPGLLSARTLALTSLHRDDEAVVAARAALAVDPDNPPVFHALAVSLQRLGGFSEALAAIDHAVAAAPREAAYRAHRAALLVLLNRPAEAARDLEAVLEVNPSHPRVAGDLMWARRQTCDWREDAALDMLVKADLKLGRAGVAPFAALALFDLPVLHRRCAALSAPPSVPAPVWPARPPGERLRVAYLSSDLHEHATARLLAGVLEAHDRSRFEVFAVSYGPETGGAMQERLRAACEHWIEARRFSDAEIALKCRQQGVDIAVDLKGSTQDGRPGILAHRAAPVQVSWLGYPGTLGAHADVVLADAVTIPPGAEANWSEAVVRLPCYQPNDGLTSVIPAPSRADMGLPERVRVFCCFNNPAKITPEVFATWMAILRAAPDSVLWLYAGAPGAADNLRGYARAAGVAPERLVFAEPAPHDAHLARHALADLVLDTWPYGAHTTASDALRMGVPVLTLPGESFASRVGASLATAIGMTELIATSKADYVARALVLAADPTLKSRVAEAVRRSALFDPVAFARSLEAAYAGLVRR, via the coding sequence TTGACCAGCGCCCGCGAGGCCTTCGATCTCTATCGCGCCGGGCGACTGCCGGAGGCGGCTGCGCTGTGCGAGCGGCTCGTCGCTGACGCGCCGAGCGTCGAGGCCTGGCACCTGCTGGGCGTCTCTCGGCTTGAGCAGGGTTTGGCGCAAGCGGCGCTGGCGGCCATGAATGAGGGTTTGGCTTTGGACCCGGCTCGTCCAGGCTTGCTGTCGGCCAGGACCCTGGCCCTGACGAGCCTGCACAGAGACGATGAGGCGGTGGTCGCGGCGCGCGCGGCCTTGGCGGTCGACCCGGACAATCCGCCAGTCTTCCACGCTCTGGCGGTTTCGCTTCAGCGGCTGGGTGGATTTTCCGAAGCGCTGGCGGCGATCGACCACGCGGTCGCGGCCGCCCCGCGCGAAGCGGCCTATCGGGCGCATCGCGCGGCGTTGCTGGTCTTGCTCAACCGTCCTGCCGAGGCCGCGCGCGACCTGGAGGCCGTGCTGGAGGTGAACCCGAGCCATCCACGCGTCGCCGGAGACCTGATGTGGGCTCGCCGTCAGACCTGTGACTGGCGGGAGGACGCGGCGCTGGACATGCTGGTCAAGGCGGACCTGAAGCTGGGCCGTGCGGGCGTCGCGCCCTTCGCCGCCCTGGCCTTGTTCGACCTTCCCGTTCTTCACCGCCGCTGCGCCGCGCTTTCCGCGCCGCCAAGCGTTCCGGCGCCGGTATGGCCGGCCAGGCCGCCCGGCGAGAGGCTGCGCGTGGCCTATCTGTCCTCCGACCTGCACGAACACGCCACGGCGCGGCTTCTGGCGGGGGTTCTCGAGGCTCATGACCGATCGCGCTTCGAGGTTTTCGCGGTTTCCTACGGGCCCGAGACCGGCGGGGCCATGCAAGAGCGGCTACGGGCCGCCTGCGAACACTGGATCGAGGCGCGCCGATTTTCCGACGCCGAGATCGCTCTGAAATGTCGCCAGCAAGGCGTTGATATCGCTGTAGATCTCAAGGGGTCCACCCAGGACGGACGTCCCGGGATTCTGGCCCATCGCGCCGCGCCTGTGCAGGTGAGCTGGCTGGGCTATCCCGGGACCCTGGGGGCGCACGCCGACGTGGTCCTGGCGGACGCCGTGACGATTCCGCCGGGCGCGGAGGCGAACTGGTCCGAAGCGGTGGTTCGTTTACCGTGCTACCAGCCAAACGACGGTCTGACCTCGGTCATACCCGCTCCCAGCCGGGCCGATATGGGCCTGCCGGAGCGCGTGCGGGTGTTCTGCTGCTTCAACAACCCGGCGAAGATCACGCCCGAGGTGTTCGCGACCTGGATGGCGATCCTGCGCGCCGCGCCCGATAGTGTCCTCTGGCTGTACGCCGGCGCGCCGGGCGCAGCAGACAATCTTCGTGGCTACGCGCGGGCGGCGGGCGTCGCGCCCGAACGCCTGGTCTTCGCCGAACCGGCGCCGCACGACGCGCATCTGGCCCGCCACGCCCTGGCCGATCTGGTTCTCGACACCTGGCCGTATGGGGCCCACACCACCGCCAGCGACGCCTTGCGGATGGGCGTTCCGGTGTTGACCCTGCCGGGCGAGAGCTTCGCCAGCCGGGTCGGGGCCAGTCTGGCGACCGCCATCGGCATGACCGAGCTGATCGCGACCTCGAAAGCCGACTATGTCGCGAGGGCCCTGGTCCTGGCGGCCGATCCGACCCTCAAGTCCCGCGTCGCCGAGGCCGTCCGGCGCTCGGCCCTGTTTGATCCGGTCGCCTTCGCTCGCTCGCTGGAAGCCGCCTACGCCGGCCTTGTCCGTCGCTGA
- the fabB gene encoding beta-ketoacyl-ACP synthase I yields the protein MRRVVVTGLGIVSSIGNNAQEVLASLREAKSGVIAAPEYAELGFRCQVHAAPQIEWESLVDRRAARFLAPGTAYAHIAMEQAIADSGLSETEISHERTGLIVGSGGPSTRVIIDAAAITKEKGPKRIGPFAVPKAMSSGPSAVLSTWFKIRGINYSISSACATSAHCIGAAAEQIQMGKQDVIFAGGCEELDWSLSNLFDAMGAMSSNFNDRPAVASRAYDKNRDGFVIAGGAGIVVLEEYEHAKARGAKIYGEVVGYAANSDGYDMVAPSGEGAARCMRLAMAEAGNRAIDYLNPHGTSTPVGDSKEMGAVREVFGDKAPMISSTKSLTGHSLGAAGAQEAIYSILMLNNDFAAESANIEELDPEFADLPILRQRVDKPLETVMSNSFGFGGTNGTLIFSRV from the coding sequence ATGCGTCGCGTCGTCGTCACAGGACTGGGGATCGTCTCGTCCATCGGCAACAACGCCCAAGAGGTCTTGGCCTCGCTGCGCGAAGCCAAGTCCGGCGTGATCGCCGCGCCGGAGTACGCCGAGCTCGGCTTCCGATGCCAGGTCCACGCCGCGCCCCAGATCGAATGGGAGTCGCTGGTGGATCGCCGCGCGGCGCGCTTCCTAGCGCCCGGCACGGCCTACGCCCACATCGCCATGGAGCAGGCGATCGCTGATTCCGGCCTGTCGGAGACCGAGATCTCCCATGAGCGCACCGGCCTGATCGTCGGTTCGGGCGGCCCCTCGACCCGCGTCATCATCGATGCGGCGGCGATCACCAAGGAAAAGGGTCCCAAGCGGATCGGCCCGTTCGCCGTGCCCAAGGCCATGAGCTCGGGTCCGTCGGCGGTGCTGTCGACCTGGTTCAAGATCCGCGGGATCAACTATTCGATCAGCTCGGCCTGCGCGACCAGCGCCCACTGCATCGGCGCGGCCGCTGAACAGATCCAGATGGGCAAGCAGGACGTGATCTTCGCCGGCGGCTGCGAGGAGCTGGACTGGAGCCTGTCGAACCTGTTCGACGCCATGGGCGCCATGAGCAGCAACTTCAACGACCGCCCGGCCGTGGCCAGCCGCGCCTATGACAAGAACCGCGACGGCTTCGTGATCGCCGGCGGCGCGGGCATCGTGGTGCTGGAAGAGTACGAACACGCCAAGGCCCGCGGGGCCAAGATCTATGGCGAGGTCGTGGGCTACGCGGCCAATTCCGACGGCTATGACATGGTGGCCCCCTCGGGCGAAGGCGCTGCGCGTTGCATGCGCCTGGCCATGGCCGAAGCGGGCAATCGCGCCATCGACTATCTGAACCCGCACGGCACCTCGACGCCGGTCGGCGACAGCAAGGAGATGGGCGCGGTCCGCGAGGTGTTCGGCGACAAGGCCCCGATGATCTCCTCGACCAAGTCGCTGACCGGGCACAGCCTGGGCGCCGCCGGCGCGCAGGAGGCGATCTATTCGATCCTGATGCTCAACAACGACTTCGCGGCCGAGAGCGCCAACATCGAAGAGCTCGACCCCGAGTTCGCCGACCTGCCGATCCTGCGCCAGCGCGTCGACAAGCCGCTCGAGACGGTGATGTCCAACAGCTTCGGCTTTGGCGGCACCAACGGCACGCTGATCTTCAGCCGCGTCTAG
- the fabA gene encoding 3-hydroxyacyl-[acyl-carrier-protein] dehydratase FabA, whose translation MQKNAYTFEELLACGRGEMFGPGNAQLPAPPMLMFDRIVRIEAEGGKYGKGYVEAEFDIRPDLWFFDCHFIGDPVMPGCLGLDAMWQLVGFFLGWSGGPGRGRALGVGEVKFTGQVTPDIKKVVYKIDLKRVIMRKLVMGIADGVLEADGKVIYETSDLKVGLFTPEQMA comes from the coding sequence ATGCAGAAGAACGCCTACACCTTCGAAGAACTCCTGGCTTGCGGTCGCGGCGAGATGTTCGGTCCCGGCAACGCCCAACTGCCGGCGCCGCCGATGCTGATGTTCGACCGGATCGTCCGGATCGAAGCCGAGGGCGGCAAGTACGGCAAGGGCTATGTCGAGGCTGAGTTCGACATCCGCCCCGACCTCTGGTTTTTCGACTGCCACTTCATCGGCGACCCCGTCATGCCCGGCTGCCTGGGCCTGGACGCCATGTGGCAACTGGTCGGCTTTTTCCTGGGCTGGTCGGGCGGTCCCGGCCGTGGCCGCGCCCTGGGCGTCGGCGAGGTGAAATTCACGGGTCAGGTCACGCCCGACATCAAGAAGGTCGTCTACAAGATCGATCTGAAGCGTGTGATCATGCGCAAGCTGGTCATGGGCATCGCTGACGGCGTCCTGGAAGCCGACGGCAAGGTGATCTACGAAACCAGTGACCTGAAGGTTGGCCTGTTCACGCCCGAACAAATGGCTTGA
- a CDS encoding SH3 domain-containing protein yields MRSKTEQGSSRMGLTRVMVAIAAGAPLLAGPVAAQGPKVTPSGLEVPRYVSLKYAEVNARNGPDEDHQLLWVYHAKGLPVQVVAETREWRRICDPEGGLAWVHKRTTDGRRSAMRVQPTNLALLSAPKDGAKVNAYLKARAVASLDKCENGWCRLRADGSSGWAREGEIWGADPAVQCRKR; encoded by the coding sequence ATGCGGTCAAAAACAGAACAAGGTTCGTCTCGAATGGGTTTGACCCGTGTCATGGTCGCAATTGCGGCGGGAGCGCCCCTTCTGGCTGGGCCCGTTGCGGCCCAGGGCCCTAAGGTCACCCCTTCGGGCCTGGAGGTGCCTCGCTACGTCTCGCTCAAGTACGCTGAGGTCAACGCCCGTAACGGCCCGGATGAGGACCATCAGCTTCTCTGGGTCTATCACGCCAAGGGCCTGCCGGTTCAGGTTGTGGCTGAAACCCGCGAATGGCGCCGGATCTGTGATCCGGAAGGCGGTCTGGCGTGGGTTCACAAGCGCACCACCGACGGCCGCCGATCGGCGATGCGCGTCCAGCCAACCAATCTGGCTCTGCTCAGCGCGCCCAAGGACGGCGCCAAGGTCAACGCCTATCTGAAGGCGCGGGCGGTGGCCTCGCTGGACAAGTGCGAGAACGGCTGGTGCAGGCTTCGCGCCGATGGATCGTCGGGTTGGGCGCGCGAGGGTGAGATCTGGGGCGCGGATCCGGCCGTTCAGTGTCGCAAACGATAG
- a CDS encoding 2-hydroxyacid dehydrogenase produces the protein MAARKLKVIVTRKLPDPVETRMCELFDTELNVSDKPMTADELVDAMGRADVLVPTITDRIDSRLLSRSGDRLKLIANFGAGVDNIDVATANARGIIVTNTPGVLTEDTADLTMTLIMAASRRIVEGAEVVKAGGFHGWSPTWMMGRRLWGKRLGIIGMGRIGQAVARRAKAFGMQVHYHNRKPVSPRIAEELGCTYWESLDQMLARMDFVSVNCPHTPATYHLLSARRLKLLRPHAVVVNTARGEVIDEGALANMLAKGEIAGAGLDVYEHEPAINPKLLKLPNVVLLPHMGSATVEGRIDMGEKVIVNVKTFMDGHRPPDRVIPAML, from the coding sequence ATGGCCGCCCGCAAGCTCAAAGTCATCGTCACCCGCAAACTTCCCGATCCGGTGGAGACGCGGATGTGCGAACTGTTCGACACCGAACTGAACGTCTCCGACAAACCCATGACGGCGGATGAGCTGGTCGACGCCATGGGCCGCGCCGACGTGCTGGTGCCGACGATCACTGACCGCATCGACTCACGCCTTCTGTCGCGATCCGGCGATCGGCTCAAGCTGATCGCCAATTTTGGCGCCGGCGTGGACAATATCGACGTCGCCACCGCCAACGCCCGCGGCATCATTGTCACCAACACCCCGGGCGTCCTGACCGAAGACACCGCCGACCTGACCATGACCCTGATCATGGCCGCTTCGCGTCGGATCGTAGAGGGGGCGGAAGTCGTCAAGGCCGGCGGTTTCCACGGCTGGTCGCCGACCTGGATGATGGGCCGTCGCCTGTGGGGCAAGCGCCTGGGCATCATCGGCATGGGTCGCATCGGCCAAGCCGTGGCCCGCCGCGCCAAGGCGTTCGGCATGCAGGTCCACTACCATAACCGCAAGCCGGTCAGCCCGCGCATCGCTGAGGAACTGGGCTGCACCTACTGGGAAAGCCTCGACCAGATGCTGGCCCGGATGGACTTCGTGTCGGTCAACTGCCCGCACACCCCGGCCACCTACCACCTGCTGTCGGCCCGCCGCCTGAAACTGCTGCGCCCGCACGCCGTGGTGGTCAACACCGCGCGGGGCGAGGTGATCGACGAAGGCGCCCTGGCCAACATGCTGGCCAAGGGCGAGATCGCCGGGGCCGGTCTCGACGTCTACGAGCACGAACCGGCCATCAATCCCAAGCTCCTGAAGCTGCCCAACGTGGTGCTGCTGCCCCACATGGGCTCGGCCACGGTCGAGGGCCGCATCGACATGGGCGAGAAGGTCATCGTCAACGTGAAGACCTTCATGGACGGGCACCGCCCGCCGGACCGGGTCATCCCAGCGATGCTGTAG